A stretch of Telopea speciosissima isolate NSW1024214 ecotype Mountain lineage chromosome 11, Tspe_v1, whole genome shotgun sequence DNA encodes these proteins:
- the LOC122646469 gene encoding multicopper oxidase LPR1 homolog 1-like isoform X1, with the protein MEAIRLLTILILLSMRIWSGAATPAPSSTAAPPPITEATLQQVAASLKMYVDELPKIPKLFGYSMRHGSPAPGNLTIGMFEKKWKFHRDLPKTTVFAYGTSAEEATIPGPVIEALKQVPTSVTWENHLPQNHIFSWDHTITTAIPKNGGVPTVVHLHGGVHPPQDDGHPLSWFTSNFNDTGSQWTQATYTYPNVQAAGNLWYHDHALGLTRVNLLAGLIGPYVIRDPKVENPLNLPSGSEFDRHLMIIDRSFFKNGSIYINSTGDNPSIHPQWQPEYFGDAIIVNGKAWPYLKVQRRKYRFRIINAANARYFNFSLSNGLPFVQIGSDSSYLNSPVQTQSILLAPAEIADVVIDFSPSQTNESILTNTAPYPYPTGSPVDQLSGNVMKFIIASGNPTRPDNSKIPKSLVNYPVATSEGAVQKRYIVLYEYDSATENPTHLYINGKSFSDPVTETPRSGTSEVWEVINLTPDNHPLHIHLATFQAIKVQELVNETTFSDCMTAKNDAIACNVTDYAIGQLLTIPNYEKTWKNVVKIEPGYQTTVVVKFNMVETNTTYPFNVTAAPGYVYHCHILDHEDNEMIRPMKLTL; encoded by the exons ATGGAGGCTATCAGATTGTTAACCATCCTTATACTGTTAAGTATGAGGATTTGGAGTGGAGCAGCCACCCCAGCACCGTCGTCGACCGCCGCGCCACCTCCGATAACAGAAGCAACCCTTCAGCAAGTGGCTGCTTCTCTGAAAATGTATGTTGATGAGCTCCCAAAAATTCCAAAGCTCTTTGGTTATTCAATGCGACATGGCTCACCAGCTCCTGGAAATCTCACTATAGGCATGTTCGAGAAGAAATGG AAATTCCACCGTGATTTACCTAAAACAACAGTCTTCGCATATGGTACATCGGCAGAGGAGGCAACCATACCTGGACCAGTGATCGAGGCCTTGAAACAGGTGCCAACATCAGTGACATGGGAGAATCACCTTCCTCAAAACCACATCTTCTCATGGGACCACACCATCACCACTGCCATCCCTAAGAATGGTGGAGTTCCAACGGTTGTCCATCTCCATGGTGGCGTCCATCCACCACAAGACGACGGTCACCCACTTTCCTGGTTCACCTCCAATTTCAATGATACCGGCTCTCAATGGACCCAAGCAACCTACACATACCCAAACGTCCAAGCTGCCGGTAACTTATGGTACCATGATCATGCACTTGGGTTAACACGTGTCAACCTCTTAGCAGGCCTGATTGGGCCTTACGTCATCCGTGATCCAAAAGTAGAAAACCCTTTGAACCTCCCATCTGGATCAGAGTTTGATCGGCACTTGATGATCATCGATCGAAGCTTCTTCAAAAATGGATCCATCTACATCAACTCAACTGGTGATAACCCCTCCATTCACCCACAATGGCAACCAGAATATTTTGGTGATGCCATTATAGTTAACGGTAAGGCTTGGCCATATCTTAAGGTCCAACGAAGGAAGTATCGTTTTAGGATCATCAATGCCGCCAATGCAAGATACTTTAACTTCTCCTTATCCAATGGCCTCCCATTCGTCCAAATAGGATCTGATTCATCATACCTTAACTCCCCAGTCCAGACTCAGAGTATTCTCCTAGCCCCCGCTGAGATTGCCGATGTTGTAATTGACTTCTCACCTTCTCAAACCAATGAGTCTATCTTAACCAATACTGCACCTTACCCGTACCCGACAGGCAGCCCGGTAGACCAGCTGAGCGGAAACGTCATGAAGTTCATCATTGCATCGGGTAATCCGACCCGCCCCGATAattcaaaaatcccaaaaagcCTAGTGAATTATCCGGTAGCAACAAGTGAAGGTGCAGTGCAGAAGAGGTATATCGTGTTGTATGAGTATGATAGTGCTACCGAAAACCCAACCCATCTCTATATTAATGGGAAAAGCTTCTCGGATCCGGTGACGGAAACTCCGAGATCCGGTACCAGCGAGGTTTGGGAGGTGATCAACTTGACCCCAGATAATCACCCACTCCACATCCATTTAGCCACCTTCCAGGCAATCAAGGTTCAAGAGTTGGTAAATGAAACTACGTTCTCCGATTGTATGACAGCAAAGAACGATGCAATTGCATGCAACGTGACAGACTATGCGATTGGGCAATTGTTAACAATCCCTAACTATGAGAAGACATGGAAGAATGTAGTGAAGATAGAGCCTGGATATCAAACTACTGTGGTTGTCAAGTTTAATATGGTGGAGACCAATACAACATATCCCTTCAATGTCACTGCTGCACCTGGATATGTCTACCATTGTCAT ATTTTGGACCATGAGGATAATGAGATGATACGACCAATGAAGTTGACTCTttga
- the LOC122646469 gene encoding multicopper oxidase LPR1 homolog 1-like isoform X2, translating to MEAIRLLTILILLSMRIWSGAATPAPSSTAAPPPITEATLQQVAASLKMYVDELPKIPKLFGYSMRHGSPAPGNLTIGMFEKKWKFHRDFPSTTVFAYGTSAEAATVPGPLIEALKGIKTSVTWQNYLPQNHFLSWDPTVTCAIPKHGGVPTVVHLHGGVHPPQEDGNPNAWFTSSYRETGPAWTQPTYTYLNIQHAGNLWYHDHALGLTRVNILAGLVGPYVIRDPKLEKPWNLPSGPDFDRHLMVFDRSFYMNGSIYINSTGDNPSIHPQWQPEYFGDAIIVNGKAWPFLKVQRRKYRFRIINASNARFFNFSLSNGLPFIQVGSDASYLNSPVQTQSILLSPAETADVIVDFSTPNTNESVLTNSAPYPYPTGNPVDNLTGNVMKFIISPENQNSPCKIPTSLVNYPAATTEGSVKTRYIVLYEYESTTGNPTHLYINGKSFLDPVTELPKVGTTEVWEVINLTQDNHPLHIHLATFQAIKVEELVDLDTFRNCMIAQKNDAVGCNVTAHLSGKLLSIPNYEKTWKNVVKIVPGYQTTTIVRFNMVETNTTYPFNATAAPGYVYHCHILDHENNQMIRPLKMVL from the exons ATGGAGGCTATCAGATTGTTAACCATCCTTATACTGTTAAGTATGAGGATTTGGAGTGGAGCAGCCACCCCAGCACCGTCGTCGACCGCCGCGCCACCTCCGATAACAGAAGCAACCCTTCAGCAAGTGGCTGCTTCTCTGAAAATGTATGTTGATGAGCTCCCAAAAATTCCAAAGCTCTTTGGTTATTCAATGCGACATGGCTCACCAGCTCCTGGAAATCTCACTATAGGCATGTTCGAGAAGAAATGG AAATTCCACCGTGATTTCCCTTCAACGACAGTCTTCGCATATGGTACATCAGCAGAGGCAGCTACCGTACCTGGACCACTCATCGAAGCTCTAAAAGGGATAAAAACATCAGTGACATGGCAAAATTACCTTCCTCAGAACCACTTCCTCTCATGGGACCCAACCGTCACTTGTGCCATCCCTAAGCATGGTGGGGTTCCAACAGTCGTCCATCTCCATGGAGGTGTCCATCCACCACAAGAAGACGGCAACCCAAATGCTTGGTTCACCTCCAGTTACCGAGAAACCGGACCTGCCTGGACCCAACCAACCTACACATACCTGAACATCCAACATGCTGGTAACCTATGGTACCATGATCATGCACTTGGTTTAACACGTGTCAACATCCTAGCAGGCCTGGTTGGCCCATATGTGATCCGTGATCCAAAATTagaaaaaccttggaatctcccATCCGGACCAGATTTTGATCGGCACCTGATGGTCTTCGACCGGAGCTTCTACATGAATGGTTCCATTTACATCAATTCAACTGGTGACAATCCTTCCATTCACCCACAATGGCAACCAGAATACTTTGGTGATGCCATTATAGTTAACGGTAAAGCTTGGCCATTTCTTAAAGTCCAACGAAGGAAGTACCGTTTTAGAATCATCAACGCTTCCAATGCGAGATTTTTTAACTTCTCATTATCCAATGGTCTTCCGTTCATCCAAGTAGGATCAGATGCGTCCTACCTCAACTCCCCAGTCCAGACACAGAGTATCCTCTTATCCCCCGCCGAGACCGCTGATGTCATAGTTGACTTTTCAACTCCAAACACCAACGAATCTGTCTTAACTAATAGTGCACCTTACCCATACCCGACAGGCAACCCGGTGGATAATCTAACCGGAAATGTTATGAAGTTCATAATATCACCAGAAAACCAGAATTCTCCCTGTAAGATTCCGACAAGCCTAGTGAATTACCCGGCAGCAACAACAGAAGGTTCAGTGAAGACGAGGTATATAGTGTTGTATGAGTATGAAAGTACTACCGGAAACCCGACCCATCTGTATATTAATGGGAAGAGCTTCTTGGACCCGGTGACGGAACTTCCGAAAGTTGGTACAACAGAGGTGTGGGAGGTGATCAACCTGACCCAAGATAATCACCCGCTTCACATACACTTGGCAACATTTCAAGCGATCaaggtggaggagttggtgGATCTTGATACATTTAGAAACTGCATGATTGCACAGAAGAATGATGCAGTTGGGTGTAACGTGACAGCCCATTTAAGTGGGAAATTGCTAAGTATCCCAAACTATGAGAAGACATGGAAGAATGTAGTGAAGATAGTACCTGGATATCAAACTACAACGATAGTCAGATTTAATATGGTGGAGACTAATACAACATATCCTTTCAATGCTACTGCTGCACCTGGATATGTCTACCATTGTCAT ATTTTAGACCACGAAAATAACCAGATGATACGACCATTGAAGATGGTTCTTTGA